A DNA window from Eikenella exigua contains the following coding sequences:
- the ispC gene encoding 1-deoxy-D-xylulose-5-phosphate reductoisomerase, which yields MIQSLTILGSTGSIGSSTLDVVARHPERFRIFALSGHSQTAKLAEQCLAFHPQYAVTANEAQAAELRSHLAATGCQTEVLHGEQALCDIAAAPETDGVMAAIVGAAGLPPTLAAARAGKTIYLANKETLVVSGSLFMQTTAQSGACILPVDSEHNAIYQVLPPEKGYLKHNGVQSIILTASGGPFLHTDLADFPAITPEQAVKHPNWQMGRKISVDSATMMNKGLELIEAHWLFNCPPEKLETVIHPQSVVHSMVRYADGSVLAQMGTPDMRTPIAYCLGLPERIASGVPPLDFATLSALTFETPDYRRFPCLELAYQAMQAGDGVPCVLNAANEIAVAAFLAGRIRFTDIARTVRHCLEQGFSGSHHSLEGLLDLDAAARHAAEAFVRQVEYS from the coding sequence ATGATCCAATCCCTCACCATCCTCGGCAGCACCGGCAGCATCGGCAGCAGCACGCTCGATGTGGTTGCCCGCCACCCCGAACGCTTCCGCATCTTCGCCCTCAGCGGCCACAGCCAAACCGCCAAGCTGGCCGAACAATGCCTTGCCTTCCATCCGCAATATGCCGTAACCGCCAATGAAGCGCAAGCCGCCGAACTGCGCTCGCATCTCGCTGCCACCGGCTGCCAAACCGAAGTGCTGCACGGCGAGCAAGCCTTGTGCGACATTGCCGCCGCGCCGGAAACCGACGGCGTGATGGCCGCCATCGTTGGCGCCGCCGGCCTGCCGCCCACCTTGGCCGCCGCCCGCGCCGGCAAAACCATCTACCTGGCCAACAAAGAAACGCTGGTGGTTTCAGGTAGCCTCTTCATGCAAACCACCGCCCAGTCCGGCGCGTGCATCCTGCCGGTAGACAGCGAACACAACGCCATCTACCAAGTGTTGCCGCCAGAAAAAGGCTACCTGAAACATAACGGCGTGCAATCCATCATCCTCACCGCTTCCGGCGGCCCCTTCCTACACACCGACTTGGCCGACTTCCCCGCCATCACGCCCGAGCAGGCGGTGAAACACCCCAACTGGCAGATGGGGCGCAAAATTTCGGTAGACAGCGCCACCATGATGAACAAGGGCCTGGAGCTGATTGAAGCGCACTGGCTGTTTAACTGCCCGCCGGAGAAACTGGAAACCGTTATCCACCCGCAAAGCGTGGTGCACAGCATGGTGCGCTATGCCGACGGCTCGGTGCTGGCGCAAATGGGCACCCCCGATATGCGCACACCCATCGCCTACTGCCTCGGCCTGCCCGAACGCATCGCCTCCGGCGTGCCGCCGCTGGATTTCGCCACCCTATCCGCACTCACCTTTGAAACGCCCGACTATCGCCGTTTCCCCTGCCTGGAACTGGCCTATCAGGCCATGCAGGCCGGCGACGGCGTGCCCTGCGTGCTCAATGCCGCCAACGAAATCGCCGTGGCCGCTTTTCTGGCCGGCCGCATCCGCTTCACCGACATCGCACGCACGGTGCGGCATTGCCTGGAACAGGGTTTTTCAGGTAGCCACCACAGCCTGGAAGGCCTGCTGGATTTAGACGCCGCCGCCCGGCACGCCGCAGAAGCGTTTGTGCGGCAAGTGGAGTATAGCTGA
- the murB gene encoding UDP-N-acetylmuramate dehydrogenase, producing MNRLQYDVDLTALNTFGLPTRAAALYTLDAAERLPEIFQLPEYGREHTLWLGGGSNILLMKNYGGLVVRMANKGISAPEPAGIGKMRITAQAGENWHDFVQHTITLGLSGLENLSLIPGTVGAAPVQNIGAYGVEAESCIEAVHAWDLDSGKPVSFGHADCRFAYRNSVFKQSGGRFVITAVTFVLDSEFKPKLHYGDVQAEAETLAQGAPLTAAIVAEAVCRIRRRKLPDPAETGSCGSFYKNPIVPAEQAAALKKQHPALPVYPQPGSQAKLAAGWLIDQCGLKGHREGHAAVHQKQALVLINLGGASAEDVRRLSEHVQNSVYQRFGVRLEPEPVWLE from the coding sequence ATGAATAGACTGCAATACGATGTCGATTTAACCGCACTGAACACCTTCGGCCTGCCCACCCGCGCCGCCGCACTCTACACGCTGGACGCCGCCGAAAGGCTACCTGAGATTTTCCAACTGCCCGAATACGGTCGCGAGCACACCCTGTGGCTGGGCGGCGGCAGCAATATCCTGCTGATGAAAAACTATGGCGGGCTGGTGGTACGCATGGCCAATAAAGGCATTTCCGCGCCCGAGCCGGCCGGCATCGGCAAAATGCGTATTACCGCGCAGGCCGGCGAAAACTGGCACGATTTCGTGCAGCACACCATCACACTAGGCTTGAGCGGGCTGGAAAACCTCAGCCTGATTCCCGGCACAGTGGGCGCCGCGCCGGTGCAGAATATCGGCGCCTACGGCGTGGAAGCCGAAAGCTGCATCGAAGCCGTGCACGCCTGGGATTTAGACAGCGGCAAACCGGTATCGTTCGGCCATGCCGACTGCCGTTTTGCCTATCGCAACAGCGTGTTCAAACAATCCGGCGGCCGCTTCGTGATTACCGCAGTAACGTTCGTGCTGGATAGCGAATTCAAACCCAAGCTGCACTACGGCGACGTGCAAGCCGAAGCCGAAACCCTGGCTCAAGGCGCGCCGCTCACCGCTGCCATCGTGGCCGAGGCCGTGTGTCGCATCCGCCGCCGCAAGCTGCCCGACCCCGCCGAAACCGGCAGCTGCGGCAGCTTCTATAAAAACCCCATCGTTCCCGCCGAGCAAGCCGCCGCGCTGAAGAAGCAGCACCCCGCCCTGCCGGTATACCCCCAGCCTGGCAGTCAGGCCAAACTCGCCGCTGGCTGGCTTATCGACCAATGCGGGCTCAAAGGCCACCGCGAAGGCCATGCCGCCGTACACCAAAAACAAGCCCTGGTGCTGATTAACCTCGGCGGCGCCAGTGCCGAAGACGTGCGCCGTTTGTCCGAACACGTGCAAAACAGCGTTTACCAACGCTTCGGCGTGCGGCTGGAGCCCGAGCCGGTGTGGCTGGAATAA
- the lpxD gene encoding UDP-3-O-(3-hydroxymyristoyl)glucosamine N-acyltransferase, with product MQKQLSHIIAALGGTLAGQDIAISRIAPLHAAQQGDISFISHPKHLNEALASQAGALIVHHKLADKLPGRNLIVCDNPQLYFAQTARLFHPAPAANPGIHPSAVVEASAIVPDSCEIGANVYIGECVVLGEGCRILANCVVEANCVLGEHTVLHPNVTVYAGCRLGERVEIHSGTVIGADGFGNAWAQDHWYKIPQVGGVEIGNDVEIGANTTIDRGAIKDTVIAEGAKIDNLVQIAHNVHIGAHTAIAACVGIAGSTHIGAYCQIGGAAMFVGHIHVADRTFIGGGTLVAASINQPDYYASSYPLQTHRDWVKNAVHLRRLNELHRRVKTLENTINYPENKE from the coding sequence ATGCAGAAACAGCTTTCCCACATTATAGCCGCCTTGGGCGGCACGCTTGCCGGGCAAGATATCGCCATCAGCCGCATTGCCCCGCTGCATGCCGCACAACAAGGCGACATCAGCTTTATTTCCCATCCCAAGCACCTGAACGAAGCCCTGGCCAGCCAAGCCGGCGCGCTGATTGTGCACCACAAGTTGGCCGACAAACTGCCCGGCCGCAATCTGATTGTGTGCGACAACCCGCAACTCTATTTCGCCCAAACTGCCCGCCTGTTCCACCCCGCTCCCGCCGCCAATCCCGGCATTCATCCCAGTGCCGTGGTGGAAGCAAGCGCCATCGTGCCCGATAGCTGCGAAATCGGTGCCAACGTTTATATCGGCGAATGTGTTGTACTGGGCGAAGGCTGCCGTATTTTGGCCAACTGTGTGGTGGAAGCCAACTGCGTGCTTGGCGAGCATACCGTACTGCATCCCAACGTCACCGTTTATGCCGGCTGCCGCCTCGGTGAGCGTGTGGAAATCCACTCCGGCACCGTGATCGGTGCCGACGGCTTTGGTAATGCCTGGGCGCAAGACCATTGGTACAAAATCCCGCAAGTGGGCGGCGTGGAAATCGGCAACGATGTGGAAATCGGCGCCAATACCACCATCGACCGCGGCGCAATCAAAGACACTGTGATTGCCGAGGGCGCAAAAATCGACAACCTCGTGCAAATCGCCCACAACGTGCACATCGGCGCCCACACCGCCATCGCCGCCTGCGTGGGCATTGCCGGCAGCACCCACATCGGCGCCTACTGCCAAATCGGCGGCGCCGCCATGTTTGTCGGCCACATCCACGTAGCCGACCGCACCTTCATCGGCGGCGGCACCCTCGTGGCCGCCTCCATCAACCAGCCGGATTACTATGCCAGCTCCTATCCGCTGCAAACCCACCGCGACTGGGTGAAAAATGCCGTGCACCTGCGCCGGCTCAACGAACTGCACCGCCGCGTGAAAACACTGGAAAACACAATCAACTATCCCGAAAACAAGGAATAA
- a CDS encoding OmpH family outer membrane protein: protein MMKLNLPRIAAAAAAMLLALHAAADSIQKLGFIDTERVYQQSTQAQRIQTILQNEFSARQQALQRLRNQGIALKTRLDQGRLSTTERRRTEQQLIALDRDLRHQAAQLTEEYNLRRNEEFAALQQNANRVITELAQRDGYDLIIQDVIYVNSKFDITDQVIRALNNQ, encoded by the coding sequence ATGATGAAGCTTAATCTTCCCCGTATAGCAGCGGCAGCTGCTGCGATGCTGCTCGCATTGCATGCCGCGGCCGACAGCATACAGAAGCTGGGGTTTATCGATACTGAGCGTGTGTATCAGCAGTCCACCCAAGCGCAGCGTATCCAAACCATCCTGCAAAACGAATTCAGTGCCCGACAGCAGGCACTGCAACGGCTGCGTAATCAAGGTATTGCCCTGAAAACCAGGCTCGACCAGGGGCGCCTGAGCACCACCGAACGCCGCCGCACAGAGCAGCAGCTGATTGCTCTGGATAGAGATTTACGTCACCAAGCCGCACAGCTCACTGAAGAATACAACCTGCGCCGCAACGAAGAGTTTGCCGCCCTGCAGCAAAATGCCAACCGCGTGATTACTGAGCTGGCACAGCGCGATGGCTATGACTTGATTATCCAAGACGTTATCTACGTAAACAGCAAATTCGACATCACTGACCAAGTTATTCGCGCTCTCAACAACCAATAA
- the rseP gene encoding RIP metalloprotease RseP — protein sequence MHTLGAFIVAILILVSLHELGHLLVARWCGIKVLRFSVGFGKPFFNKRWRNIEWCLAPIPLGGYVKMVDTREGDVTEADLPYAFDKQHPFKRMLVVAAGPLTNLALAVLLYTFSFGYFGAQEVRPMVGMVMPDTLAANAGFQPGDTITAVNGKQVLTWGDAQSEIILNLEAGKVQVAVREANGSQTTRTIDAAGTPEAEAVAKRGGWFGITALRLNTTLASIQPGSPAEHAGLRKGDRVVAVNGQIVHTWPDLTAAIRQHPQDKLAIDILRGKKPLQVALRPNSREDRNGERYGYAGFEAEVDQQWMARATYRYQPTWLGAAEMGMQRVSSYTALTGRLFARLLTGQASVSHISGPITIASYAGKTASAGIQDYLEFLAVVSISLGILNLLPIPVLDGGHLMYYAAEWIRGKPVSTNVQMWGLRLGLSLMLMLMLLAFFNDITRLLG from the coding sequence TTGCACACACTCGGCGCGTTTATCGTTGCCATCCTGATTTTAGTCAGCCTGCACGAACTGGGGCATTTGTTGGTGGCACGCTGGTGCGGCATCAAAGTGTTGCGCTTCTCGGTGGGCTTCGGCAAGCCGTTTTTCAACAAACGCTGGCGCAATATCGAATGGTGCCTGGCGCCGATTCCGCTGGGCGGCTATGTGAAAATGGTCGATACCCGCGAAGGCGACGTGACCGAGGCCGACCTGCCCTACGCCTTCGATAAGCAACACCCGTTCAAACGCATGCTGGTGGTAGCCGCCGGGCCGCTCACCAATCTGGCGCTGGCCGTGCTGCTCTACACTTTCTCCTTCGGCTATTTCGGCGCGCAAGAAGTGCGCCCGATGGTGGGCATGGTGATGCCCGACACGCTGGCCGCGAACGCAGGCTTTCAGCCGGGCGACACCATCACCGCCGTAAACGGCAAGCAGGTGCTCACCTGGGGCGATGCACAATCGGAAATCATCCTGAATTTAGAAGCCGGCAAGGTTCAGGTAGCCGTGCGCGAAGCCAATGGCAGCCAAACCACCCGCACCATTGATGCCGCCGGCACACCGGAGGCGGAAGCCGTGGCCAAACGCGGCGGCTGGTTCGGCATCACCGCCCTGCGCCTGAACACCACGCTCGCCTCTATCCAGCCCGGCTCCCCCGCCGAGCACGCCGGTTTGCGCAAAGGCGACCGCGTGGTGGCCGTGAACGGGCAAATCGTGCACACTTGGCCAGATTTAACCGCTGCCATCCGCCAACACCCACAAGACAAACTTGCTATCGATATTTTGCGCGGCAAAAAACCGCTTCAGGTAGCATTGCGCCCCAACAGCCGTGAAGACCGCAATGGCGAGCGCTACGGCTATGCCGGTTTTGAAGCCGAAGTCGACCAACAATGGATGGCTCGTGCCACCTACCGCTACCAGCCCACCTGGCTGGGCGCTGCCGAAATGGGCATGCAGCGCGTGTCTTCCTACACCGCACTTACCGGCCGCCTGTTTGCCCGCCTGCTCACCGGCCAGGCTTCTGTAAGCCACATTTCCGGCCCGATCACCATCGCCAGCTATGCCGGCAAAACCGCTTCCGCCGGCATTCAGGATTATTTGGAATTCCTCGCCGTGGTGAGTATCAGCCTGGGGATTTTGAATTTGCTGCCGATTCCTGTTTTAGATGGCGGCCATTTAATGTATTATGCCGCCGAATGGATTCGCGGCAAGCCCGTTAGCACCAATGTGCAAATGTGGGGATTGCGCCTCGGCCTCTCCCTGATGCTGATGCTGATGCTGCTGGCTTTTTTCAACGATATCACCCGCTTATTGGGATAA
- a CDS encoding TetR/AcrR family transcriptional regulator: protein MPRKPGKPNTYNRIIDISLQLFNEEGERNISTNHISQHLGISPGNLYYHFRNKDEIIVQLFQRYSNKLLDYIRQTELPDSMAKMGGYLQGVYDILWEYRFLFSDVNTLLSRSKQLLGEHNEFTHVKISPLLVKIFIELRDKGIIEADDEALRELGLNVWLLTKYWFDFDNSQHIGCWDENTKRRGIYQTMSLIRGFVTKEHYQNYCELMAQYRS from the coding sequence ATGCCCAGGAAGCCCGGCAAACCCAACACCTACAACCGGATCATCGACATCAGCCTCCAGCTGTTCAACGAGGAGGGTGAGCGCAACATCAGCACCAACCACATCTCCCAACACCTCGGCATCAGCCCCGGCAACCTGTACTACCATTTTCGCAATAAAGACGAAATCATTGTTCAGCTGTTCCAGCGCTACAGCAACAAACTGCTCGACTACATCCGCCAAACCGAGCTGCCTGACAGCATGGCCAAAATGGGTGGATACCTACAGGGTGTGTACGACATCCTGTGGGAATACCGCTTTTTATTCAGCGATGTAAACACCCTGCTCTCCCGCAGTAAGCAGCTTTTGGGCGAACACAACGAATTCACCCATGTGAAAATCTCCCCGCTTTTGGTGAAAATCTTCATCGAACTGCGCGACAAAGGCATCATCGAAGCCGACGACGAAGCCCTGCGCGAGCTCGGACTGAACGTGTGGCTGCTCACCAAATACTGGTTCGACTTCGACAACTCCCAGCACATCGGCTGCTGGGACGAAAACACCAAACGGCGCGGCATCTACCAAACCATGAGCCTGATTCGCGGCTTTGTAACCAAAGAGCACTACCAAAACTACTGCGAACTGATGGCGCAATATCGTTCCTAA
- the bamA gene encoding outer membrane protein assembly factor BamA: MKLNKLTFSLFAAGLSSWALAAAPFTIQDIRIEGLQRTDPSTVLGHLPVKVGSTFTDGEGEQIIKNLYATGLFDDVRVETMGNQVLLTVVERPIINTLTVTGGKTLPSDAIKKNLDSFGLGQSQPFNQAVLNQAVAGLQQEYANQGKLSATITPEISRLSRNRVDITLKIDEGPTTHIKEIDFEGNQHFSNRTLRRQMQMDRHGMLSWLSKDDRFSDEKFRQDLQSITDFYQNEGFFEGRVQDADVRYNADRTEQTLWIKVHEGERYRWGKVRIEGDTREVPREELEALLKMREGRRYNRSQMVESLQAIQDRMGQAGYALAQVGVQPQPDQANHTVDFVLTVNPGRKYYVNQIHISGNNKTRDAVIRREMRQTEAAPYDSAKLNRSKDRIQLLGYFDDVKVKTRPLPDTPDQVDVDVSVKERSTGSVEVAAGWVQDTGLVLSAGVAQDNLFGTGKSANFRIARGKTQNTASLSFTDPYFTPDGVSLGYDIYYRGYMPYKSSSSSSSNNYETTRIGLGARMGVPVTEYDRVNFGLAVEHLNVKLHGDVNYQPYRYRQFLQEHGEKNWILKGNIGWGRNKTDDALWPTRGYTTSVNADLGLPGGDLKYYILTHDQRWFFPLSKSFTLMLGGEVGYAGSYGGTSTVPFFNNFYGGGLGSVRGYESGSLGPKVYEIYGNSRNIVNYGGTYKAYASAELLFPFPGVKDQRSVRLSVFADAGSVWDGKNYNTGAYSSTNPYGTNGYYSQDHRSTFSNELRYSVGAALTWLSPLGPMKFSFAHPMRRRDNDQIQRFQFQLGTTF, translated from the coding sequence ATGAAACTGAACAAACTTACTTTCTCTTTGTTTGCAGCCGGATTGTCTTCTTGGGCGCTGGCCGCCGCACCGTTTACCATCCAAGATATCCGCATTGAGGGCTTGCAGCGCACCGACCCTTCCACTGTATTGGGCCACCTGCCGGTTAAAGTGGGCAGCACCTTCACTGATGGCGAAGGCGAACAAATCATCAAAAACCTCTATGCCACCGGCCTGTTCGACGACGTGCGCGTGGAAACCATGGGCAATCAAGTGTTGCTAACCGTGGTGGAACGCCCCATCATCAACACGCTCACCGTTACCGGCGGCAAAACCCTGCCCAGCGACGCGATCAAGAAAAATCTCGACAGCTTCGGCCTGGGCCAATCGCAGCCATTCAACCAAGCGGTCCTAAACCAAGCCGTGGCCGGCCTGCAGCAGGAATATGCCAACCAAGGCAAACTCTCTGCCACCATCACCCCCGAGATTTCCCGCCTCTCGCGTAACCGTGTGGACATCACACTGAAAATCGACGAAGGCCCTACCACCCACATCAAAGAAATCGACTTTGAAGGCAACCAGCACTTCTCCAACCGTACTCTGCGCCGCCAAATGCAGATGGATCGCCACGGTATGTTGAGCTGGCTCTCCAAAGACGACCGCTTCTCTGACGAAAAATTCCGTCAAGACCTGCAATCCATCACCGATTTCTACCAAAACGAAGGCTTCTTTGAAGGCCGAGTGCAGGATGCCGATGTGCGCTACAACGCCGACCGTACCGAGCAGACGCTGTGGATTAAAGTACACGAAGGCGAACGTTACCGTTGGGGCAAAGTGCGCATCGAAGGCGACACCCGCGAAGTGCCGCGCGAAGAGTTGGAAGCCCTGCTGAAAATGCGCGAAGGCCGCCGCTACAACCGTTCACAGATGGTAGAAAGCCTGCAAGCTATCCAAGACCGTATGGGTCAGGCTGGCTATGCGCTGGCTCAAGTGGGCGTGCAGCCGCAGCCCGACCAGGCCAACCACACCGTGGATTTTGTTCTAACGGTAAATCCCGGTCGTAAATACTATGTGAATCAAATCCACATTTCCGGCAATAACAAAACCCGTGATGCCGTTATCCGCCGCGAAATGCGCCAAACCGAAGCAGCACCCTACGATTCGGCCAAACTCAACCGCTCCAAAGACCGTATCCAGCTCTTGGGCTATTTCGACGATGTGAAAGTGAAAACCCGCCCGCTGCCCGATACGCCTGACCAAGTGGATGTGGATGTATCCGTGAAAGAACGCTCTACTGGTTCGGTGGAAGTAGCTGCCGGTTGGGTGCAAGACACCGGCTTGGTACTTTCTGCCGGCGTGGCACAAGATAACCTGTTCGGCACGGGCAAATCTGCCAACTTCCGCATTGCACGCGGCAAAACCCAAAATACCGCGTCCCTGTCGTTTACCGATCCCTACTTCACTCCCGACGGTGTGAGCTTGGGCTACGACATCTACTATCGCGGCTACATGCCCTATAAATCCAGCTCCAGCTCCAGCTCCAACAACTACGAAACTACCCGTATCGGCTTAGGTGCGCGTATGGGTGTGCCGGTTACCGAGTATGACCGCGTAAACTTCGGCCTCGCAGTGGAGCACCTGAACGTGAAACTACATGGCGACGTAAATTATCAACCCTACCGCTACCGCCAGTTCCTCCAAGAACATGGTGAGAAAAACTGGATTCTCAAAGGCAATATCGGTTGGGGACGCAACAAAACCGACGATGCCCTGTGGCCAACCCGCGGCTACACCACCAGCGTAAACGCCGATCTCGGCCTGCCTGGCGGTGATTTAAAATACTACATCCTTACCCACGACCAACGCTGGTTCTTCCCCTTAAGTAAGAGCTTCACCCTGATGCTGGGTGGCGAAGTGGGCTATGCCGGCTCCTACGGCGGCACCTCCACTGTACCCTTCTTCAATAACTTCTACGGCGGCGGCCTGGGTTCCGTGCGCGGCTACGAAAGCGGTTCTCTGGGCCCGAAGGTGTACGAAATTTACGGCAACTCTCGCAACATCGTCAATTACGGCGGCACCTATAAAGCCTATGCCTCCGCCGAGCTGCTCTTCCCCTTCCCCGGCGTGAAAGACCAGCGCTCCGTGCGCCTGAGTGTATTTGCCGATGCCGGCAGCGTGTGGGATGGCAAAAACTACAACACCGGTGCCTACAGCTCTACTAACCCCTACGGCACCAACGGCTACTACAGCCAAGACCATCGCTCCACCTTCAGCAACGAATTGCGCTATTCTGTGGGCGCAGCGCTGACTTGGCTTTCGCCACTAGGCCCAATGAAATTCAGTTTCGCCCACCCGATGCGCCGGCGGGATAACGACCAGATCCAACGTTTCCAATTTCAATTAGGCACGACTTTCTAA
- the lpxA gene encoding acyl-ACP--UDP-N-acetylglucosamine O-acyltransferase yields the protein MSLIHPTAIIDPKAELDSSVKVGAYTVIGPNVQIGAGSEIGPHAVIEGHTTIGENNRIFQFASLGAIPQDKKYRGEPTRLIIGNSNTIREFTTFNLGTVTGIGETRIGDDNWIMAYCHLAHDCVIGSHTIFANNASLAGHVTIGDYVILGGYTLVFQFCQIGNYAMTAFAAGVHKDVPPYFMAAGYRAEPAGINSEGMRRNGFTPEQIANVKNAYKILYRQGLAYEEACSQIAKTAQISPELAVLRDFLADSQRSIIR from the coding sequence ATGTCCCTAATCCACCCCACCGCGATTATCGACCCCAAAGCCGAGCTCGACAGCAGCGTTAAAGTCGGTGCCTACACCGTCATCGGCCCGAACGTACAAATCGGCGCCGGCAGCGAAATCGGCCCGCACGCCGTTATCGAAGGGCACACCACCATCGGCGAAAACAACCGCATTTTCCAATTCGCCAGCCTGGGTGCCATCCCGCAAGACAAAAAATACCGTGGCGAGCCTACCCGCCTGATTATCGGCAACAGCAACACCATCCGCGAATTCACCACCTTCAACCTCGGCACCGTAACCGGCATCGGCGAAACCCGCATCGGCGACGACAACTGGATCATGGCCTACTGCCACCTCGCCCACGACTGCGTAATCGGCAGCCATACTATCTTCGCCAACAACGCCTCCCTCGCCGGCCACGTTACCATCGGCGACTATGTCATCCTCGGCGGCTACACCCTTGTGTTCCAATTCTGCCAAATCGGCAACTACGCCATGACCGCCTTCGCCGCCGGCGTACATAAAGACGTGCCCCCCTACTTCATGGCCGCCGGCTATCGCGCCGAGCCCGCCGGTATCAACAGCGAAGGCATGCGCCGCAACGGCTTCACGCCCGAACAGATCGCCAATGTGAAAAACGCTTACAAGATCCTCTACCGCCAAGGCTTGGCCTACGAAGAAGCCTGCAGCCAGATTGCCAAAACCGCTCAAATTTCCCCCGAGCTGGCCGTGTTGCGCGATTTCCTTGCCGACTCACAACGCAGCATCATTCGCTGA
- the fabZ gene encoding 3-hydroxyacyl-ACP dehydratase FabZ, translated as MQIENIELPLDVRTLQRLLPHRYPFLLLDRVIGFEKEKSLTAIKNVSVNEPFFQGHFPDFPVMPGVLIIEAMAQAAGVLAILSRGERKENEIYFFVGIDEARFKRQVVPGDQVQIHLDVITHKRDIGKFKATATVDGQIAAEAVIMCAKRAVDK; from the coding sequence ATGCAAATCGAAAATATCGAACTCCCGCTGGACGTGCGTACCCTGCAACGTCTGCTACCGCACCGCTACCCCTTCCTGCTACTGGATCGCGTGATCGGTTTTGAAAAAGAAAAAAGCCTCACTGCCATTAAAAACGTTTCCGTAAATGAGCCTTTTTTCCAAGGCCACTTCCCTGATTTCCCCGTGATGCCCGGCGTGTTGATTATCGAAGCCATGGCACAGGCTGCCGGCGTGCTCGCCATCCTCAGCCGGGGCGAGCGCAAAGAAAACGAAATCTACTTTTTCGTTGGCATCGACGAAGCCCGCTTCAAACGCCAAGTTGTGCCCGGCGACCAAGTACAGATTCATCTGGACGTCATCACCCACAAGCGCGACATCGGCAAATTCAAAGCCACTGCCACCGTAGACGGCCAAATCGCCGCCGAAGCCGTCATCATGTGCGCCAAACGCGCAGTGGATAAATAA